A single genomic interval of Cucurbita pepo subsp. pepo cultivar mu-cu-16 unplaced genomic scaffold, ASM280686v2 Cp4.1_scaffold000194, whole genome shotgun sequence harbors:
- the LOC111784403 gene encoding aspartic proteinase PCS1-like (The sequence of the model RefSeq protein was modified relative to this genomic sequence to represent the inferred CDS: added 74 bases not found in genome assembly), with translation VYLDGGSYPTSKQSQTHNHASLSLLFLSLFCLLFSPSNSLSLSFPLTSHSVSSQEASLSLSSKTKSHGKFHFQYSNALVVSVPIGSPPQQMDMVVDTGSQLSWIQCHDKVRRKSVKPMINVFDPYLSSSFSFLPCNTTLCRTRIPDFTLPTSCDPTRHCHYSYFYADGTLAEGNLVTEKFTFSNSLTTRSLLVGCATASTQNRGMLGMNTGRLSFISQAKISKFSYCIPDRTGSDLTGLFYLGDNPNSATFKYVNMLTFPKSRCSPNLDKLAYTLPMKGIRIGNNKLNLSPAVFKPDPSGAGQTMIDSGSDLTYLVDEAYSKVREEMVRFVGPMMKKGYEYAAVADMCFDGAVAATVGRRIGDMWFQFENGVEILVGKGEGLLTEVEKGVKCVGIGRSDRLVTESNIIGNIHQQNMWVEYDLRNKRIGFGVAKCSGLKA, from the coding sequence CTATTTCTCTCCCTATTCTGTCTCTTATTCTCCCCATCAaactccctctccctctccttccCTCTGACCTCCCATTCTGTCTCCTCCCAAGAAGCCTCCCTTTCCCTCTCCTCCAAAACCAAATCTCATGGGAAGTTCCACTTCCAGTACTCCAACGCCCTTGTGGTGTCTGTTCCCATTGGATCGCCGCCGCAGCAGATGGACATGGTAGTAGACACCGGCAGCCAACTGTCCTGGATTCAATGCCACGACAAAGTAAGGAGAAAATCAGTGAAGCCCATGATTAATGTGTTTGACCCTTATCtctcctcctctttctctttccttccctGTAACACCACTCTGTGCAGAACCCGAATTCCCGATTTTACCCTTCCTACTTCTTGTGACCCAACTCGCCACTGCCACTACTCCTACTTCTATGCGGATGGGACCCTGGCCGAGGGTAATCTCGTCACTGAAAAATTCACCTTCTCCAATTCCTTAACTACCCGCTCCCTCCTTGTGGGCTGCGCTACGGCCTCCACCCAAAATAGGGGTATGTTGGGAATGAATACTGGACGCCTCTCCTTCATCTCCCAGGCCAAAATATCCAAGTTTTCCTATTGCATTCCGGATCGAACTGGGTCAGATCTAACCGGCTTGTTCTACCTTGGAGACAACCCCAACTCCGCTACATTCAAATACGTCAACATGTTGACTTTCCCCAAAAGTCGATGCTCCCCGAATCTTGACAAGTTGGCCTACACCCTCCCGATGAAGGGGATAAGAATAGGCAACAACAAACTCAACCTCTCGCCCGCCGTTTTCAAACCAGACCCATCTGGGGCCGGTCAGACCATGATCGACTCCGGCTCCGATTTGACGTATTTGGTAGATGAGGCCTACAGCAAGGTCAGAGAAGAGATGGTCAGATTCGTGGGGCCCATGATGAAGAAAGGATATGAATACGCCGCCGTCGCCGACATGTGTTTTGACGGCGCAGTGGCGGCGACGGTGGGTCGGAGGATCGGCGACATGTGGTTCCAGTTTGAGAATGGGGTGGAGATATTGGTCGGGAAAGGGGAAGGGTTATTGACGGAAGTAGAGAAAGGGGTGAAGTGCGTGGGGATCGGACGGTCAGATAGACTTGTGACTGAGAGTAATATAATTGGGAACATTCATCAGCAGAATATGTGGGTGGAGTACGATCTGAGAAATAAGAGAATTGGGTTTGGTGTTGCTAAATGTAGTGGATTGAAGGCATGA